Part of the Neoarius graeffei isolate fNeoGra1 chromosome 15, fNeoGra1.pri, whole genome shotgun sequence genome is shown below.
TACTGGCTGGCCAATGACTTTGGAGTTTTCACACTGGATGTTGAGCAAAATGAAGGGGGAGAGTTGACACCTTTCCTGATCATTACTGGGCCTCTGGACAGGGAAACACAAGCGGAATACATAACTGACTTCATCGCTGAGGATGGAGGCTCTCCACCATTTTTGGGCACTGCCACGCTTAGAATTATCATCACAGATGTAAATGACAATTGCCCCAAATTCAGCGAGACTCAAGTGAATGTGACAGTTTCTGAAAACACCACAAAGGGCTCACCGTTGGCCCGTCTCTATGCCTTTGACCCAGATCAGGGTATCAATGCTCAAATTACTTACGCTTTCAGTAAACGGGTCACCCGAGAAACTAGGAACCTGTTTCGTTTGGATGAGATCACAGGGGTCATCAAGCTAGCTGAAAAGATTGATTCTGACACTGGAAAGTTGCACAAGCTGGTTGTGCTGGCTAACGGGCCAGCTTGCATACCTGATATTGCTACCGTCACTGTGAAGGTTGTTAAACAAGTTTTGGGACCCCCAGCCATCATACTCCGTTACATTGCTTCAGAGAAAGATGGTGTGGTTTCTCTGAGTGAATCAGAGCCACCCTTTACACCTATTGCTTTCTTCACCATCAAGAATGCCAACCCAAGGAAGAAGACGACATGCTTTTTGCAAGGGTCTGGACCCTTCAGGCTCTTGCCatataaaaatttgaaaaatgagTACTTGCTGGAGACTACTGATCAGTTGGATTATGAAGAGCAGAAACATTATGAACTCACTGTGGTGGTCAGAAACACTGATGGTGTGCTTGTTGAGACACAGGTGAAGGTGCAAATGTTGGATGATAATGACAATGCACCCATATTTAAGCAGTCTGTTATTGACATCAAGATTGAGGAGAACAATGCTCCAGAAACATTTCTTACTAAACTTCAGGCCACTGATGAAGACAGTGGTAACAGGGGTGAGGTACTCTATCTTCTTGGGTCAGATGCTCCCCCAATCTTCCACCTTGATCGGTTGACTGGGATCTTGACCTTGATCACATCTCTTGACAGAGAGGAGAAAGAGACCTACCGGTTTATAGTCCGAGCAGTTGACTGTGGCACGCCAAGGAAGGAGTCAATTGCCACAGTTTCAATCACAGTGCTGGACCGCAACGACAATACTCCTCATTTCATCAACAAAGATTTCACCTTCTTCATCCCAGAGAACTTCCCAGGATTTGGGGAGATCGGAGTGCTGTCCGTCACAGATCCAGATGCTGGGGAAAATGGCTGGGTGGCACTATCAATCATCAATGGAAGTGACATATTTGTCATTGACACAGGACGGGGGGCATTGAGAGCAAAGACCCCACTAGACAGGGAGCAGCAAGGAACGTACTATCTCTGGATTGAAGCTGTGGATGGGGGTAAGCCTGCTCTGTCCTCTGTCACCATGGTTACTATTTTGCTCCTGGATGTCAATGACAACCCACCAATGGTGCTGTTTCCCCAGTCCAACCAGTCCTACTTGCTGGTTCTTCCCAGTACACTCCCAGGAACATCCATCACAGAGGTCTATGCTGTGGACAGGGACACTGGCATGAATGCTGTCATTGCTTACAGCATCATCAAGCGTCGGGGTGGTGAACCAGGCTCATTTGACATCGACCCGGATACAGGAAACATCACCCTCAAGAAAGTCTTGAGTGACCGGGGTCTGTACAGCCTCCTGGTCAAAGTCAGTGACCATGGCCAACCTGAACCACTCCACTCCACTGTTATGGTCAACTTGTTCGTCAATGAGACCATCAGCAATGAGACATACGTTCAGAGCCTCCTGACCAGAGAGGCAGATATCGGGATCGAGGAGGTCAGGCCACCAAACAGACTCGCCCAGAGGCCAGAGTATAACGAACTCTTCCCCTGCAAGCTGTTACTTATTGC
Proteins encoded:
- the LOC132899164 gene encoding protocadherin-20: MCNIRRGSCLVREGKFWGFWILLLYTSPLSCFSKFSHLVYKIKEGLPKGILIASIGEDLTLDFSVVPPRLFHLELRQSGSQYVNLSDTTGELYTSALEIDRETLCADSYEGQGCTISLDIIILPQQYFQLVKVKIVIEDINDNKPYFPVDEISVSVPENAPVNARFVVEQPAVDPDIGIYGVQTYWLANDFGVFTLDVEQNEGGELTPFLIITGPLDRETQAEYITDFIAEDGGSPPFLGTATLRIIITDVNDNCPKFSETQVNVTVSENTTKGSPLARLYAFDPDQGINAQITYAFSKRVTRETRNLFRLDEITGVIKLAEKIDSDTGKLHKLVVLANGPACIPDIATVTVKVVKQVLGPPAIILRYIASEKDGVVSLSESEPPFTPIAFFTIKNANPRKKTTCFLQGSGPFRLLPYKNLKNEYLLETTDQLDYEEQKHYELTVVVRNTDGVLVETQVKVQMLDDNDNAPIFKQSVIDIKIEENNAPETFLTKLQATDEDSGNRGEVLYLLGSDAPPIFHLDRLTGILTLITSLDREEKETYRFIVRAVDCGTPRKESIATVSITVLDRNDNTPHFINKDFTFFIPENFPGFGEIGVLSVTDPDAGENGWVALSIINGSDIFVIDTGRGALRAKTPLDREQQGTYYLWIEAVDGGKPALSSVTMVTILLLDVNDNPPMVLFPQSNQSYLLVLPSTLPGTSITEVYAVDRDTGMNAVIAYSIIKRRGGEPGSFDIDPDTGNITLKKVLSDRGLYSLLVKVSDHGQPEPLHSTVMVNLFVNETISNETYVQSLLTREADIGIEEVRPPNRLAQRPEYNELFPCKLLLIALSTTCLGLLLIVVSLTAYICCQRQKNHKKKRSEVEIPLKMNGDRQAMDRKLMEISNI